Proteins from a single region of Apium graveolens cultivar Ventura chromosome 7, ASM990537v1, whole genome shotgun sequence:
- the LOC141670404 gene encoding pentatricopeptide repeat-containing protein At1g14470, with protein sequence MSPSHLGTIALKISNISHLKQFHAQIILRAFSNDNYWVAQLISQCTRLHAPLPYTRLIFDLAHSKNVYVFTNMLKFYSLLDAHSDVLKLFDEMSHCAVRPDGFVYPILLKSAGKDGRLLHAQLVKLGHYCDEYVRNAIMDVYAKHGPIEVARQVFDEMSERTIADWNLMISGYWSWENRVEACGLFELIQEKNVVTWTAMVTGFSRVKDPVRARWYFDHMPERNLVSWNAMLSGYSRNGFAEETVNLFYEMMTAGVQPNETTCVAVILGCSSLRDPCLAESLVKRLNEKGVKLNCFIKTALLDMYAKCGSLEKARKVFNELGLYRNSFTWNAMVSAYARTGDLESAKELFDRMPEKNVVSWNSMISGYAQNGRSICAINLFKEMIRNKDVKPDEVTVASVISACGHLGALEVGIRIVNTLMQEGIRLSISGYNSLIFMYSKCGSIKDAKKVFEEMKTRDLVSYNTLITGYAAYGHGDNAVNLIYMMKAEGIKPDRISYIGALTACSHAGLLEDGRKVFESIKAPDVDHFACMIDLLGRVGKLDEAKELLDKMPMEPHAGVYGSLLSASRVHKRLDLGEFAANRLFELEPENSGNYVLLSNIYASAGKWDDVERVRGAMKKLGLTKTTGWSWVEYRGKMHKFIVGDRSHEQSESIYRKLAELQKKMRDAGYVADDNCVLRDLELEEKEEIVGSHSEKLAIAFALLVSEAGSVIRVVKNLRVCQDCHTAIKVISKMEGREIIVRDNNRFHSFSKGLCSCKDYW encoded by the coding sequence ATGTCACCCTCACATTTAGGCACCATAGCTCTCAAAATATCAAACATCAGTCACCTAAAACAATTTCATGCACAAATCATTCTCAGAGCCTTCTCAAATGATAATTACTGGGTTGCACAGCTCATTAGCCAATGCACACGCCTCCATGCACCGTTACCGTACACACGCCTTATTTTCGACTTGGCCCATTCCAAGAATGTATACGTTTTTACCAACATGCTCAAGTTTTACTCTCTTTTGGATGCTCACAGTGATGTCCTCAAACTGTTCGATGAAATGTCTCATTGTGCGGTGAGGCCTGATGGTTTTGTTTACCCCATTTTATTGAAATCTGCTGGTAAAGATGGGAGATTGTTGCATGCTCAGTTGGTGAAGTTGGGGCATTATTGTGATGAGTACGTGAGGAATGCGATTATGGATGTTTATGCTAAACATGGGCCTATTGAGGTTGCTCGccaggtgtttgatgaaatgtctgaGAGAACTATTGCGGATTGGAATTTGATGATTTCTGGGTATTGGAGTTGGGAGAACAGGGTTGAAGCTTGTGGGTTGTTTGAGTTAATTCAGGAGAAGAATGTGGTTACTTGGACTGCTATGGTTACTGGGTTCTCGAGAGTTAAAGATCCGGTGAGGGCTAGGTGGTATTTTGATCATATGCCTGAGAGGAATCTTGTTTCGTGGAATGCGATGTTATCAGGGTATTCTAGAAATGGGTTTGCGGAAGAGACTGTAAATTTGTTTTATGAGATGATGACAGCTGGGGTGCAACCTAATGAGACGACTTGTGTTGCTGTTATATTGGGGTGCTCTTCTCTTCGTGATCCATGTCTTGCTGAATCTCTTGTTAAGAGATTAAATGAGAAGGGGGTGAAGTTGAATTGTTTTATAAAGACAGCCCTGCTTGACATGTACGCAAAATGTGGGAGCCTTGAAAAGGCTAGAAAGGTTTTTAATGAGTTGGGTTTGTATAGGAATTCTTTCACATGGAATGCAATGGTTTCTGCATATGCAAGGACTGGTGATTTAGAATCTGCAAAAGAGCTTTTTGATCGAATGCCTGAAAAGAATGTAGTCTCATGGAACTCGATGATTTCTGGTTATGCGCAAAACGGACGGTCAATATGTGCGATTAATCTGTTCAAAGAAATGATTAGGAACAAAGATGTAAAACCAGATGAAGTTACTGTGGCGAGTGTGATTTCAGCTTGTGGCCATCTTGGGGCATTAGAAGTTGGAATTCGGATTGTAAATACGCTGATGCAAGAAGGGATTAGGTTAAGCATTTCGGGATATAATTCTTTGATTTTTATGTACTCAAAGTGTGGAAGCATTAAAGATGCTAAAAAGGTTTTCGAAGAAATGAAAACAAGAGATCTTGTATCATACAACACACTAATTACAGGTTATGCAGCATACGGTCATGGCGATAATGCTGTTAATTTAATCTATATGATGAAAGCCGAGGGTATCAAACCAGACCGCATTTCATATATTGGTGCGCTAACAGCCTGCAGCCACGCAGGACTACTAGAAGATGGTAGAAAGGTCTTTGAATCAATTAAAGCACCGGATGTGGATCATTTCGCATGCATGATTGATTTATTGGGACGAGTTGGTAAGCTTGATGAAGCTAAGGAATTGCTTGACAAAATGCCGATGGAGCCTCATGCAGGAGTCTATGGTTCACTGTTAAGTGCAAGTCGAGTTCACAAAAGACTTGATCTTGGGGAATTTGCAGCCAACAGGCTCTTTGAACTTGAACCAGAAAATTCGGGAAACTATGTGTTGCTTTCTAACATATATGCCTCTGCAGGAAAGTGGGATGATGTCGAGAGGGTTAGAGGGGCAATGAAAAAATTAGGATTGACAAAGACAACTGGATGGAGTTGGGTGGAATACCGTGGTAAAATGCACAAGTTCATCGTAGGAGATCGTTCACATGAACAATCTGAAAGTATTTATAGGAAACTGGCAGAACTACAAAAGAAAATGAGGGATGCTGGTTATGTAGCTGATGACAATTGTGTGCTGCGAGACCTCGAGTTggaagagaaggaagagattgtAGGCAGTCATAGTGAGAAATTAGCCATTGCTTTTGCTCTCTTAGTTAGTGAAGCTGGGTCAGTGATTAGGGTGGTCAAAAACCTAAGGGTCTGTCAGGATTGCCATACTGCTATAAAAGTTATATCAAAGATGGAAGGAAGAGAAATTATTGTGAGAGACAATAATAGATTTCATAGCTTTAGCAAAGGGTTGTGTTCTTGCAAGGATTATTGGTAG
- the LOC141674326 gene encoding uncharacterized protein LOC141674326, producing MKMLMFLESIDDSYIDIINDGPPYPEKVVPMTPTVPEHYIRKEKSEWSDVEKAAMLKDTKVRNILHISLDNVMSNRVIACKTSNAIWDALETQCQGTLEIKKNRRVVLIHEYEKFEAKSDETTTDTYDRFLTLLNDLSLVGKEYDKKDSNTKFLRALPDE from the coding sequence ATGAAGATGCTGATGTTTCTTGAGTCTATTGATGATAGCTATATTGATATAATCAATGATGGACCACCCTATCCTGAGAAGGTTGTTCCAATGACACCAACTGTTCCTGAACACTATATAAGAAAGGAAAAATCAGAATGGTCAGATGTTGAAAAAGCTGCAATGCTTAAAGATACCAAGGTCAGGAATATTCTTCATATTAGTTTGGACAATgttatgtcaaacagggtgattgctTGCAAAACTTCCAATGCTATATGGGATGCACTagaaactcaatgtcaaggaaccttagaaatcaagaagaatagaagagTTGTTCTCATTCATGAATATGAAAAATTTGAAGCAAAGTCTGATGAAACCACTACTGACACTTATGACAGATTCTTGACCCTGTTAAATGATCTGTCATTAGTTGGAAAGGAATATGACAAGAAAGATTCTAATACCAAGTTTCTAAGGGCTCTTCCTGATGAATGA